One window of Pyxicephalus adspersus chromosome 4, UCB_Pads_2.0, whole genome shotgun sequence genomic DNA carries:
- the PLIN3 gene encoding perilipin-3 isoform X1: MASNGNETTDLAQQGPEQQNVVERVANIPLISSACNMVSGVYSSTKDSHPYIRSVCDVAEMGAKTITGAAVTGSKPILSRLEPQIATANELACKGLDKLESTLPILQQPTDKVVSDAKSLVTGARDAVVGAVTNTVTGARDTVTGAVSGVVGMAAGALQGGVNTTRSVVSTVMQSQVGQLVTSSVDTVLGKTEEWVDHYLPMTDEELSQLAATVEGFEVASLQQQKDQQSYYVRLGSLSSRIRHRAYQHSLGKVRNAQMSTTEILSQLHQTFDLVESFNQSVQGGKDKLHQLWLDWSRRQPEAASANANEHASEEQALDSRVLSMTQMMTKQLQTTCFTLVSGAQGLPANIQERMQQLRQNVQELHTSFTSARSLSDLSATILEQSRARTAKVHEHVNELFSYVVANTPLTWMVGPFAPQIVERPETPEAQQE; encoded by the exons ATGGCTTCCAACGGGAACGAGACCACCGACCTGGCACAGCAAGGCCCAGAGCAACAG AATGTGGTGGAACGCGTTGCAAATATACCCTTGATAAGCTCAGCCTGCAACATGGTCAGTGGAGTTTACAGCTCTACAAAGGACAGTCACCCCTACATTCGTAGTGTATGTGATGTTGCGGAAATGGGAGCAAAGACCATAACTGGGGCTGCGGTCACCGGATCAAAGCCGATTTTAAGTCGACTGGAGCCGCAAA TTGCAACAGCTAATGAACTCGCCTGCAAAGGTCTGGATAAACTGGAATCCACTCTCCCTATTCTACAGCAGCCAACTGACAAG GTAGTATCAGATGCAAAGTCTCTGGTGACAGGAGCTCGTGATGCAGTTGTTGGTGCAGTTACAAACACTGTGACAGGTGCTCGTGATACTGTAACTGGCGCAGTGTCTGGTGTTGTTGGCATGGCAGCAGGTGCCCTCCAGGGTGGCGTCAATACCACACGATCTGTAGTTTCAACAGTAATGCAGTCTCAAGTTGGACAGTTGGTGACCAGCAGTGTGGACACAGTACTGGGAAAGACAGAGGAGTGGGTTGATCATTACCTTCCCATGACAGATGAGGAACTGT CTCAGCTTGCTGCCACTGTTGAGGGGTTTGAAGTTGCATCATTACAGCAGCAGAAGGATCAGCAAAGTTACTATGTACGCCTGGGCTCCCTGTCTTCACGTATTCGTCACCGTGCATACCAGCACTCATTGGGCAAGGTGAGGAATGCCCAAATGAGCACTACTGAAATTCTGTCACAGCTGCACCAAACTTTTGATCTG GTGGAGTCTTTCAATCAGAGTGTTCAGGGTGGAAAAGATAAACTGCACCAGTTATGGCTGGATTGGAGCAGACGGCAGCCGGAAGCCGCATCGGCTAATGCAAATGAACATGCATCTGAAGAGCAG GCTCTCGACTCCAGAGTGCTCAGCATGACTCAAATGATGACTAAACAGCTTCAGACTACGTGCTTCACCTTGGTGTCTGGGGCTCAAGGCCTTCCAGCCAACATCCAGGAGCGCATGCAGCAGCTGCGGCAAAACGTTCAAGAACTTCATACCTCGTTCACCTCTGCCCGGTCACTTAGTGACCTTTCAGCCACAATTCTAGAACAAAGCAGAGCAAGAACCGCTAAGGTCCATGAACATGTAAATGAGCTTTTCAGTTATGTAGTGGCAAACACCCCCTTGACCTGGATGGTGGGACCTTTCGCCCCTCAGATTGTTGAGCGTCCAGAAACTCCAGAAGCCCAACAAGAATAA
- the PLIN3 gene encoding perilipin-3 isoform X2 — MASNGNETTDLAQQGPEQQNVVERVANIPLISSACNMVSGVYSSTKDSHPYIRSVCDVAEMGAKTITGAAVTGSKPILSRLEPQIATANELACKGLDKLESTLPILQQPTDKVVSDAKSLVTGARDAVVGAVTNTVTGARDTVTGAVSGVVGMAAGALQGGVNTTRSVVSTVMQSQVGQLVTSSVDTVLGKTEEWVDHYLPMTDEELSQLAATVEGFEVASLQQQKDQQSYYVRLGSLSSRIRHRAYQHSLGKVESFNQSVQGGKDKLHQLWLDWSRRQPEAASANANEHASEEQALDSRVLSMTQMMTKQLQTTCFTLVSGAQGLPANIQERMQQLRQNVQELHTSFTSARSLSDLSATILEQSRARTAKVHEHVNELFSYVVANTPLTWMVGPFAPQIVERPETPEAQQE; from the exons ATGGCTTCCAACGGGAACGAGACCACCGACCTGGCACAGCAAGGCCCAGAGCAACAG AATGTGGTGGAACGCGTTGCAAATATACCCTTGATAAGCTCAGCCTGCAACATGGTCAGTGGAGTTTACAGCTCTACAAAGGACAGTCACCCCTACATTCGTAGTGTATGTGATGTTGCGGAAATGGGAGCAAAGACCATAACTGGGGCTGCGGTCACCGGATCAAAGCCGATTTTAAGTCGACTGGAGCCGCAAA TTGCAACAGCTAATGAACTCGCCTGCAAAGGTCTGGATAAACTGGAATCCACTCTCCCTATTCTACAGCAGCCAACTGACAAG GTAGTATCAGATGCAAAGTCTCTGGTGACAGGAGCTCGTGATGCAGTTGTTGGTGCAGTTACAAACACTGTGACAGGTGCTCGTGATACTGTAACTGGCGCAGTGTCTGGTGTTGTTGGCATGGCAGCAGGTGCCCTCCAGGGTGGCGTCAATACCACACGATCTGTAGTTTCAACAGTAATGCAGTCTCAAGTTGGACAGTTGGTGACCAGCAGTGTGGACACAGTACTGGGAAAGACAGAGGAGTGGGTTGATCATTACCTTCCCATGACAGATGAGGAACTGT CTCAGCTTGCTGCCACTGTTGAGGGGTTTGAAGTTGCATCATTACAGCAGCAGAAGGATCAGCAAAGTTACTATGTACGCCTGGGCTCCCTGTCTTCACGTATTCGTCACCGTGCATACCAGCACTCATTGGGCAAG GTGGAGTCTTTCAATCAGAGTGTTCAGGGTGGAAAAGATAAACTGCACCAGTTATGGCTGGATTGGAGCAGACGGCAGCCGGAAGCCGCATCGGCTAATGCAAATGAACATGCATCTGAAGAGCAG GCTCTCGACTCCAGAGTGCTCAGCATGACTCAAATGATGACTAAACAGCTTCAGACTACGTGCTTCACCTTGGTGTCTGGGGCTCAAGGCCTTCCAGCCAACATCCAGGAGCGCATGCAGCAGCTGCGGCAAAACGTTCAAGAACTTCATACCTCGTTCACCTCTGCCCGGTCACTTAGTGACCTTTCAGCCACAATTCTAGAACAAAGCAGAGCAAGAACCGCTAAGGTCCATGAACATGTAAATGAGCTTTTCAGTTATGTAGTGGCAAACACCCCCTTGACCTGGATGGTGGGACCTTTCGCCCCTCAGATTGTTGAGCGTCCAGAAACTCCAGAAGCCCAACAAGAATAA